DNA from Vibrio japonicus:
CAATATAAAGATCCGGTGCCACCACTTTGCCTGTCTGCCCTACCTGAAGATCATTGGAAACAAACCCGGCATCCACTGCCGCTCGCGATGCACCAATCGCTCCACCCAATTTATCTGCCAACTTTTCCACTAATGCAAAATTGTCTTTACTCCCCAGCCCTCTGCCTCCAGATACAACGACCTTAGCGGAGGTGAGCTCTGGCCGCTCCGTTTTTGTCATTTCCTGACTGACAAATTCTGTCGCAGAAGGAGCAGCATCAAATTGGAGCATTGTCACTGAAGCGGTGGGCTCATCTGACGGCTGCATTTTATCAAACGCCGTTTCACGTATCGTCATAATGATCACCTTGTCACTTGACGTCACCCGTGCGAGTGCATTGCCTGCGTATATTGGGCGAACAACCGTATCAGGCGCTTCAATTTTGGTGATATCAGACAGCTGACCCACATCGAGTAACGCAGATACTCTCGGCATCAAATCCTTACCGAAAGTGGTAGCCGCAGACAGAATATGCGAGTAGCCATGGCTTGCCTTTACCACAACAGGCGCCAAACACTCGCTTAAAGGGTGAGCGAAACATACATCGTCAGCGACCATAATTTGGTTCACGATAGGAAATCGACGTAACTGTTCCACAACGTTTTGGCATTGATTCCCCACTACCAATACATCAACAGGACAATTTTCGCACAGTGTCGATATCTGCTCGGCTGCCGTTAACACTGACAAAGTGCCCCCACTACATTGAACACCATCATGCTGGGAGATTACCAAAACTTTTGCTGTCGTAAGATGAC
Protein-coding regions in this window:
- a CDS encoding electron transfer flavoprotein subunit alpha/FixB family protein, whose protein sequence is MSHLTTAKVLVISQHDGVQCSGGTLSVLTAAEQISTLCENCPVDVLVVGNQCQNVVEQLRRFPIVNQIMVADDVCFAHPLSECLAPVVVKASHGYSHILSAATTFGKDLMPRVSALLDVGQLSDITKIEAPDTVVRPIYAGNALARVTSSDKVIIMTIRETAFDKMQPSDEPTASVTMLQFDAAPSATEFVSQEMTKTERPELTSAKVVVSGGRGLGSKDNFALVEKLADKLGGAIGASRAAVDAGFVSNDLQVGQTGKVVAPDLYIAVGISGAIQHIAGMKESKVIVAINNDPDAPIFDVADYGLVGDLFALLPELIDNV